In a genomic window of Urocitellus parryii isolate mUroPar1 chromosome 2, mUroPar1.hap1, whole genome shotgun sequence:
- the Arl14 gene encoding ADP-ribosylation factor-like protein 14, which produces MGLLSSKNSKIKQAHVLLLGLDSAGKSTLLYKLKLAKDITTMPTIGFNVEMIELESSLLLTVWDVGGQEKMRTVWSYYCENADGLVYVVDSTDQQRLEVSRKEFEHILKNEHIKNVPVVLLANKQDVPGALTAEDITRIFKVKKLCSDRNWYVQPCCALTGDGLIEGFRKLTGFVKSHIKSRGDTLAFFKQK; this is translated from the coding sequence ATGGGTCTTCTGAGTTCTAAGAACTCCAAAATCAAGCAAGCCCACGTTCTTCTTCTGGGACTTGATTCAGCAGGGAAGTCTACTCTCCTTTACAAACTAAAGCTTGCTAAGGATATTACGACCATGCCAACAATAGGTTTCAATGTGGAGATGATCGAATTGGAAAGCAGCCTTTTGCTCACAGTCTGGGATGTTGGAGGACAGGAAAAAATGAGAACTGTTTGGAGCTATTATTGTGAGAACGCTGATGGGCTGGTGTATGTTGTGGACAGTACAGATCAACAGCGACTGGAAGTCTCACGGAAAGAGTTTGAGCACATTTTGAAGAatgaacatattaaaaatgtGCCTGTTGTCCTATTAGCCAACAAACAAGATGTGCCTGGAGCTCTGACTGCGGAGGACATTACCAGAATATTCAAAGTGAAGAAGCTCTGCAGTGACCGGAACTGGTATGTGCAACCCTGCTGTGCCCTCACAGGCGATGGGCTGATAGAAGGATTCAGGAAATTAACTGGATTCGTGAAAAGTCACATAAAATCAAGAGGAGACACTTTAGCATTCTTCAAGCAAAAATGA